The stretch of DNA GCGTGCCACAACGACCGGGCGGCTTTTACATTTTAGATAGTGCAAACGTTAATCACATCACCTTCTCTTACTAGCAAACGTCAAACACATCGTCCAGTTTTTGCGGGTTTAAGATCCAGTTTCTGCGCGTATGTGCCGTCGTTAAGCTCGGTCAATTCTTTTCGACTGTTgcataaaaatagaaagtcGTAACGTCAATCAATAGAAGCTGCTGGGCGAATCGTCGTTGGgtggttgaaaaaaaaaaaaaaaaactacgcgCCTTGTTTGAGCCACAAAGTGTCGTTTTATTTCCATCGCAACCATGTCCGTGACAATTTTACAATGAAAATGAGGGTGCGAGACTATAATgcgagatttaaaaaattaataaataaataagaaaattgcgCAATTACAAGCGGCATTGCTAGACGTCCTACGAtatcaagaaattaattcaaccTAAGATGATGATCTATATCGGTAAATGTCAGGGCTAGCGGCTGTGCGACCAGCAAACTGTTTTCGTAGGGAGAGACTCGTGAAAGGCGACGTTTGCACTTCAGTAAATTATACAGATTTCTGTACGTGTGCTTTCATCATGTATTGCGAgtgagtaatatttttttttttttaattgtggaaaaaaatttgcaaagagatttaatcgaaatttttatgaatattattaaaatattcgctTGACCGAACTTTGTAATACTACAACGGTGTATTTGGAAAAGTTAACCTGTTcgtgttaaataaaatccaatGTCTGAATCCAATCGGTTcattatacgaattttttgTTCCCcggttgtaaaaaaattgaccGATATATCTCCTTTCACCGGACGGCATTGGAGCAACCGCGAAATCTTCGGCGAAACGAAATTGTAAATGCAGACATAATCTGAGTCGTTCACGGACGATTATCGCGGGTCTTAATCGTGGGGTATGTCTCGTGGAAGTCATCATTAAGCCACGCACACCATAATACGTCGTAATCGCCTTGAAAACCTTGAGGACGAAATtgtattacataattattcgaaataaaacagTTTCCGAGTctactataattttttttctttttttttaatctttttaataactgTCTAATGCTTGTGCCATATTGTATTTTAACGCAAAAAGCGTGACATATCACTTCGCAGAATATTAAggaaatttattagaattaaattaaaataatctccAAGTCGTCGACACATTATCGATATCAATTGGCGCGTGACGTGGCGAGAAAAATTAGCTAACGAAATAAGAGACGGGAATATCGGTCGATTGGTTGGTCGGCCGTTTAATATGTCGATAGAAAGTTACAAAATACCGATCCACCGCATAATTTCGCAGGCGGAACCCATGCGATTCGCGTGTTTCGTAAAAGCATCGGGTGAAAACATCACGAGTGCTGACCGGTTGATCGGCCCGCAAAGGCCGTACTCCATTTTACCGAATCGCTACTCAACCTTGCTTTCGGTCAGTTCAAGGAGACGAATGCGAGTCACGccattataatttaaaagctcAATGTCGCGCTCTTATTTATAAACCACGTGAAATCGAACGGCGCGAGCCGTACGTTGTTTAAAAGTCCCTCGTTTTAAAGTCTCCCCCTTCCGTATACGATACAcgtgttttatatatataaaaaaaaaaatctgtggAAATGATGCGATTAAGATCACCGCGGAGAATCACAACAGATTACTTCTCCATAAGTTGATATTTATTCTGTCGATATTTGATTTTCAAATATGTGTAATCAAATCAGGGTGGGGCCACATGTAATAacactttctctttttcaagATACTACTTAAGCGAGAGTGAGTGTCGCGGGGCAGAACGTATTGTTGAGATTGATATTACATAAACCCCGATGCCTCAAATTGCGGTCAATTACTTGATCGTCTACGCGAACGATCTTGTACAATTTATATGCTCGCAGGAAATACGTGATTTCGTAGGAAGTGCCTTCGATTGCGactttcaaattaattttggaatgtataaaatatgtgttTAGCGTAGTTATACAGACATGCGTGACACAGGAGTTGCAAAACCCGTCAAGTTGGTGGTCCAATACTGGCTTGAAAATCGCTTCGCGGGGAGAAAAAGACTGAGCGACACACCGACGTAGATAAAATGGTTCGGTTTTTACAATTTAGCGACCGGGAGGCGAGACGGTGACCAGTGATAAGAACGAGCGCACTCGTCAAATTATTTGAAACGGTGCTCCTGCGTAATTTCTCTCTCGTGGCCCCGATCTATACCTCTATCGCCTCAGTTTTACATAATATCTTACCTTAGAAACTCGGCACACCAGTTTCACAAAACCGATCCAATTTTTCGTCGGTGACGACGTTACATGATCGCCGGCTACGAATATCTAAGCGTCATTTATTCCGTTCATTCAAGAAGATGTCGTTGAACGAAGAGAAGTCGGTTCGGCCGAGCGCCGTTAATTCACGAGCCGTTTCGATTTCAGCGGAGTACACAACTCGATGGGAACGAATAATCTTTCAGAGTCGACCTGACGCGAGAATTACGCTCGCGTAATGACGAAACCCAAACGATATTCGATCCGCGAATCACCCAACCGAGCAGCGGGGCTCGCGGATTTTCCAGATTCTCGAGAAACCAGAACACGCTGGTGGGGAATATTTAGGGGATATAAGGTGCTGTGAGACAAGGCGAGCATACGTACGTACAGAAGTACGAATAGATAGTGAAAGTCCCCCGGAGCGAACAGGAGTGTAGAGGAAGGGATCGGGGGGCTCGCAGGAACGGGGGGGCTCCAGTAAGGTATATGAGGGCCTCAGTTCGAGCAATCGCCGGTACTCTAGCCTCGCTGCCTACTTACATTCACACACACTAACACAACCACCGCCGGGAAACACGATGCGCACCCTCGCGACGGTACGTATCTGAGTGCACCATCATCGTCTCGTCATTGTTCCTCTCGCGGATCTTggcttggaaaaaaaaaaaaagaaagaaagaaagaaagaaagaaaattccTACAGCTGCAAGCGTGAAAGCGGAAATCGCGTGTGATGTGACTGTGGCTGTGATAAGTGCATACTCGTATCGTGAGTTCGGAAAATTAACAATCCTAAagaatattatactttttacaTCCCGCCTTTAGAGAGGAAATCGAAAACGAAATCTTTTAACAGGATCTTTATGCTCCTCTCGACTTTCTATTCTTTATGCGACTTTGCCTGCTGGTCGCGTAGAATGTCGCGATTTTACTACAGATGTTAAAACCTGTACGATTTAACGGCGTTGAAGAAGAAATCTCGAAATCGCAAAATGATGAATAACGATCCAGCGATAATGCCGGTAGCCgcgattttctttaaagttttcgCTATCTTCCCCGGCTCAATTTATGTTCcgctttatatttctttttgttacttaAGAATCAGGATTCTAATGTTATTCATTGGAATCGTTAAGCCCGGCGCGCAAGAAGCGAAGCGAAAAACAGTATCAATGCGTAGGCTTGGCCGCGTTGCGCAACTTTCGTGATCTCGTTTCCTACTTTCTTCCACGTcgtggaaaaatttattaaggtTTCACCTATTATGAACCACGCGGggatgcatttatttttatagcgcGCCCACTGGCGCTTGCGGAAAGGCGATTATATAATTCGTCATTACGTTCGAGGCGGTCGCGTGCGATGACCGACGAGAGAGAATACAGAGTTCTCGAGGTCGGTTGCACCAGCATCGGTTAATCATGGTTAATTAACTGTTAGCCGTAGACATGCGCCGCACAAGACAatcttctttcatttctttctttttttttctccgttttccTTGCCACGATAATAGTCCGgattctcaaaaattattttctactaTTTTCCACCGTCTTTTCCTCGGTAGAAATTTGTATGCGAAAGAAAATGCAGTTTGCTTACAAGTTAAATTCACCAAGAGCatattgagaaaataaacgTGTGTAAAAATGCGGAGAACGGAAGTAAAGATTGCGAATTAATAACGGGGTTACTTGCACTAATATTTGCGCGCACGTATGCAAAATAGCTGTCGCGCGGGGAAATACGAGTTTCTAGTGGCGAGTCAATGTAAGATAACGACGTAACAGGCGTAACAACGTGGCATAATGTGATAAGAGAGCAAACAAATTTCACGACACGGTGATTTAATTAGTAgtttatgcaattaatttaaatcagtTAACTAAGGCCGGCTCGGTTAATCCCTTCTCTCGACATTTCACGCTTATTTGGAGTTACAGGAAGCGTACTATGCAGATcgaggaaattaattattcctcgTTAATTTTAGAATCGGCACGCGGGCGTAACTGGTAATGAATACGAGCGCGCACGGTCACGCGTGAACGATATGCGATTAATAACTTGATTTATCGGTTTTCGCACGTCGGGGTAAATTCCGCGACGCGAGATCCGTATCGCCGTCGCGGAATCTCGGTTCTTTTCAGACTCCGCGGACCTATTCTATGTCGCAACGTTATTGACGTGACTGACGGTTAAGGCTCTGCTCGATAGGATAAGGAAGATTCGTCACGCGATAATCTGACGATTACATTTCACGAAGAATTCGTAACTGTATCGAATCTCGACGCCTTTCATACATTTGTaactttcgaaaaatattgattattaaatCACGAAAGCTAGAAAGTTATTAAGTAACTAAGAAAGCAAAGTTAAATCGAGATAATAATGTGGCTTTGGttataattcttatttaattgtgaCTCAATTTACATGATTAAATTGAGCAGAAATAAATCTTGCAGCTAAGcgagacgtaaaaaaaaaaaaaaaaaaaaaaaaaagggcagtTAAAAGCTTTCTATAAAATACTAATGCGCAAGCAGTCAGCAATGGTGCGTGCCGAGTATATTAACTAGTAATacatggcaaaaaaaaaaaaaaaaagcaatgaCCTAAAGACACTTCCGCGTTTCAGGTAGCAACGGTGGTTACCGCGCTGCTGGCGGTGTCGGCACAGCAGTACCAGCCCGGCGGCAATTACGTTGACGATTATGCCCAGTACGACTCCCAGCGGCCAAGCCAGCCGACTCCACGTAGTTACGCGACCGACGCCGTGCCGGATCGTCAATCGGCCGCGCCAGCTAACGCGAAGCCTACACCGGTGGCGATCCTGAAGCAAATCAATCGTCACAACGAGGACGGCTCGTATACGTACGGTTTTGAAGGCGCGGATGGCTCCTTCAAGATCGAGACTAAGCTACCAACTGGCGACGTGAAGGGCAAATACGGCTTTGTCGACGACACCGGCAAGGTCCGCATAGTCGAGTACGGGGCAAACCAGTACGGTTTCCAGCCGGCCGGTGAGGGAATTACCGTCGCTCCGCCGACCCTGGTCGACGAGACTACCAGTAAGGAGGCACTCGAAGCCCAGGCCTACGAAGAGTATCAAGAACAGCAAAGACGGCAACAGCTGGCCACGCGTCCAGCTTATCAACAGCAATCTCACACCCAGGCGGTGTACGCTCCCGCGCAGGTAGCCCCGAGCAGACCTGCCCTTCCTAAATCGCCTATTTTCACCCCGGCCGCCGCGGGACCGCAACAATCTCTACTGCCACAAGGCGCCTACAATGAGCCAGCACCGGCCTCGCAGCTCTACAATCAAGGACCAGCTCAGTTCAGCCCGTCGCCAAACCAAGCGGCCGCTCAGTTCAACCCGTCGCCGAATCAAGCGCCCGAGGGCCGCCAGCCGCAGACCCGCAGCGGCGGCGGTATCCTGGACCAACTCGCCAGGGACTACGCTCTGCCTCAGGGAGTGGCGCCGCCGTTGCACGACATCAGCTTCGGCTACTACTAGGCCGTCTAGTCCTGCCTCTTTGCCTACCGACGAGTAGCGGGATCTAGGATCAACCGTTGGCGCCTCAACAAATTTTTGCATTTCGTTCAATCGTACTATACGAAAAtctcttgtattttttattttttattttctttccgtAGGCTAGATCTTACacgtagaatttaattttggtgTTCATAGCAATTAAGAGCTATTGAGATCTCGAATGTTACACGATTGATCCTAGATTCGACTGCTCGTCCCGGTTGCATGTTGGTCttgtatgtattttattcgTGAATGGGACGCGTCGGCGATTTATCGTAAATCGCAGTGTGATTCACTCTTATACCGAAGTGGACGACGCTGTGATTGATGATCGCCGTGAGTAAATCGCCCATTACATTCGGAAGTTGAGAATCATTAGTATATTGGCATCTAATATCgcaaattaaatgataaaactcCATTTCATCTGCATAacacgatttttatatttatatttaattaaataataattaaagatatgtatctgtgagattaaaaaaaaaagaaaaaagataaatttttatactttaaattgTATCATTTCATCCAGAAGTAAACTGTGAtaaattaacagaaaaaaaataaaaaaaaaaaacaaaaaatttttgataaaaattaatacatcgttgtaaattgtattttcagccttattatatttccttttctcgaTTTTAAAGATGAAGTAAAAGAATTGTTCGTacgtaaaaacaaattaaatcttCAACAAGGAGATAAACGCCAAAGTCTAAGTTCTCAACTTCTTACCTcgattatcttttttttttttttttcacaaatatCCATCGAATTACGACATTAGAAGATAATATTTGacgtcatttttttatcactcattaaaattattactacaCATATCATTACTTGTTCGAGAATTATTCGGAATAACAATCAATTGCACGACTTAAGTtgtaaaaagaacaaaagatgtaaataaaatttctcatCCTTCCTTTCGGCGGGCGTTCGCCTCTGCGGCAGAAAACGCTTTCGCGCTGAGAAACAAGCCATTGGAATACTgttgcaattaattacaattgcgACGAGAGTCCCGCGAGAATGTTATGTTAATTGGGCGTGCTTACTATTGTAACTAGATTATTGTAAGGTAATTTGAGTGGAATAAAGTGAGGCCAATACTAAATTCCACTGTCTGTCTTGTGgaacgcaaaagaaaaaaaaaaaaatttctgtatAATGCCGATGTGACGAGATTTCCTGATTTCACCTTTCCAATTACGTTCCTCATTAGGCTTCAAGCCTTTCGATGCTCGTATTTGTTGAACGCACAAAAGAACAGAACGTAGTTACATCTTCGCTTGAATATACTTCCAGTAATTAACACTCAATTCTAAATTACCAATTTGTTCTTCACGTTTATAAACGTGGCAAAgatacttaaattattaaagagaatacgcagataataatttctataattttataaaaatattttatcattaaaaatatttttatttttttattttttattcgatccGTTCAACGTACGCAAAATATGGTTTAAAAACGCCTGATGCGATGACAACCAAAGTCACAGTGTTGCAAGAACGGCTGTATCCGGCTGCAATTTCATCTTCGCCCTATTTTGACTTCCAAGGATTACGAAATGCCGCGGGTAAGTATAAACCGGTCCGATTTCTCACAGGTGAAAATTTTCGCATCGCACGGAGAACGCCCGATCTTTATTTTCAGCTTTTTGATTCCCTTCAGGCAACCAAATTTTTCGCGTGTTCCCACATGTTGCTCTCGCAAATAATTCCCGGTTTCTTCGGCGTTTCGACACAGCGATTCGGCAAACACTTCTCGAAACATTCCGCTACTTTCGGAGATATCCGTCACAATTGAGTCTTGTTACGGCGAACAAAGGGGTTCTACTTTCGTTCTCAGAAAGTCTCAAGGTGAACGAGCCGGCGCGATACGTCTCCGCCTTCAAAAGTTCCCGGCGATCGGTCGCAAAAAGTGCGTGCGCGCTACGAGTTATTACGTATTGTAAAGCCGATCGATAAAACGCGACCTTGCTGGCCCCGCAATTTTCGCCATTACTTCCTGCATCTTTCGTAACAAATAATCAGAAATATCTTTATGCGGCGTTCCTCTATTGATCGCATCGATTGTCTGTTCTTCGCGCCATAAAAACAGCGCGTTTTGTAAGCGTTATCTCAATCGTTATTACCCCAATCGTTTCGCGCGTGTATAATTTTCTGCGAGCGGActttgcttctttt from Cardiocondyla obscurior isolate alpha-2009 linkage group LG04, Cobs3.1, whole genome shotgun sequence encodes:
- the Cpr97ea gene encoding uncharacterized protein Cpr97ea; amino-acid sequence: MRTLATVATVVTALLAVSAQQYQPGGNYVDDYAQYDSQRPSQPTPRSYATDAVPDRQSAAPANAKPTPVAILKQINRHNEDGSYTYGFEGADGSFKIETKLPTGDVKGKYGFVDDTGKVRIVEYGANQYGFQPAGEGITVAPPTLVDETTSKEALEAQAYEEYQEQQRRQQLATRPAYQQQSHTQAVYAPAQVAPSRPALPKSPIFTPAAAGPQQSLLPQGAYNEPAPASQLYNQGPAQFSPSPNQAAAQFNPSPNQAPEGRQPQTRSGGGILDQLARDYALPQGVAPPLHDISFGYY